A portion of the uncultured Fibrobacter sp. genome contains these proteins:
- a CDS encoding histidine-type phosphatase: MKKIFVLLITMAISGFAQDRHQMGSNYYAYPTPTAKYTKVPTGYKPFYLSHYGRHGSRFHQPADHYHALYNTLAKADSLSKLTNLGKSLLERAKYLDEYAAPRAGDLTQLGVAQHQGIAKRMVKNFPEVFKSDAYVEAFASTSVRCVVSMAAFLEELRAQKPKLDIHQESGKYLMSFISPLDFGKIINESNTPAWQKENEKLYSHVNPTRMMRAIFNDSSYIQKNVDAGDLFSKIYEIGNSLQGSPEIEFSFDDLWTDEDLAARWHAQNAWWYSVLGNNPFAQKQGLENARPLLKNVLDEADKVIATDTTKAGKTAKPAKKTTTTLRFGHDTVIFPFVALLQLGTAGVETSDMENLHTVWRDYEISPMAANVQFIFYKSAKKGTPILVKVMLNEIEQKLPVTCGISKVAEPAEANQVSSPKPKQSCPAAPYYRWDDVREYYGKLATTGK, encoded by the coding sequence ATGAAAAAAATCTTCGTGTTGTTAATCACGATGGCGATTTCGGGATTTGCCCAAGACCGTCACCAGATGGGAAGCAACTACTACGCCTACCCCACTCCCACCGCAAAATACACCAAGGTTCCCACCGGCTACAAGCCGTTTTACCTGAGCCATTACGGCAGACACGGCAGCCGATTCCACCAGCCGGCCGACCATTACCACGCCCTGTACAACACGCTCGCGAAGGCAGATTCCTTAAGCAAACTCACGAACCTCGGCAAGAGCCTGCTTGAACGCGCCAAGTATCTGGATGAATACGCCGCCCCACGTGCAGGCGACCTAACCCAGCTTGGCGTAGCTCAGCACCAGGGAATCGCGAAACGTATGGTGAAAAATTTCCCCGAAGTGTTCAAGAGCGACGCCTACGTGGAAGCCTTCGCCAGTACCAGTGTGCGCTGCGTCGTCAGCATGGCGGCGTTCCTTGAAGAGCTCCGCGCCCAGAAGCCCAAGCTGGACATTCACCAGGAATCTGGCAAGTACCTGATGAGTTTTATCAGTCCGCTCGATTTTGGCAAGATTATCAACGAATCGAATACGCCCGCATGGCAAAAGGAAAACGAAAAACTTTATAGCCATGTTAATCCGACTCGCATGATGCGCGCTATTTTCAACGATTCCAGCTACATCCAGAAAAATGTGGATGCAGGTGATCTTTTCAGCAAAATTTATGAAATCGGCAACAGCTTGCAAGGTAGTCCCGAAATCGAATTCAGCTTTGACGACTTGTGGACCGACGAAGATCTTGCCGCCCGTTGGCACGCACAGAACGCTTGGTGGTATAGCGTTCTCGGCAACAATCCCTTCGCTCAAAAACAGGGCCTCGAAAATGCACGCCCGCTCCTGAAAAACGTTCTGGACGAAGCAGACAAGGTAATTGCCACGGACACGACCAAAGCAGGCAAAACAGCAAAACCTGCGAAAAAGACAACAACAACGCTCCGCTTCGGTCACGACACGGTGATTTTTCCGTTTGTCGCCCTGTTGCAGCTGGGCACCGCCGGCGTGGAAACCTCCGACATGGAAAACCTGCACACGGTCTGGCGCGACTATGAAATCAGTCCCATGGCCGCGAACGTGCAATTTATCTTCTATAAGTCCGCGAAGAAAGGCACCCCCATTCTGGTGAAGGTAATGCTCAACGAAATAGAGCAGAAATTGCCCGTGACATGTGGAATTAGTAAGGTCGCTGAGCCTGCCGAAGCGAACCAAGTCTCATCCCCAAAACCAAAACAAAGTTGCCCCGCCGCCCCCTATTACCGCTGGGACGACGTCCGCGAATACTACGGGAAACTCGCCACAACGGGGAAATAG
- the hisI gene encoding phosphoribosyl-AMP cyclohydrolase, translating to MNFDELIKEIKFEVVVDGVALAPAIVQDADKGDVLMMAWMNEEALRRTHECGEMVFWSRSRKEFWHKGDTSGNVMTVVEWAADCDSDALLFKVRMQGPQVACHTGARSCFFKICDK from the coding sequence ATGAACTTTGACGAACTGATTAAAGAGATTAAATTCGAAGTCGTTGTGGACGGCGTTGCACTTGCCCCCGCAATCGTTCAAGATGCCGACAAGGGCGACGTTCTGATGATGGCCTGGATGAACGAAGAAGCTCTCCGCCGCACCCACGAATGTGGCGAAATGGTGTTCTGGAGCCGTAGCCGTAAGGAATTCTGGCACAAGGGCGACACCAGCGGAAACGTGATGACCGTCGTGGAATGGGCCGCCGACTGCGACAGCGACGCCTTGCTCTTTAAGGTTCGCATGCAGGGCCCGCAGGTGGCTTGCCACACCGGTGCCCGCAGCTGCTTTTTCAAAATCTGCGACAAATAA
- a CDS encoding glutamate-5-semialdehyde dehydrogenase, whose product MEQSNLKYSNLEEYSDLLARNAQKASKTLRTLPGEKRSAVLNRVAQILRDRKPEILAANKIDLEAAAGKLDDSKMDRLTLNDARIEAMAKGAEEIASFADPLNKVLESRELKNGIKISRIAVPIGSVFFIFESRPNVTIDGACLCFKAGNAVILRGGKESLNSAKCLAGIFHEALAEAGIDQDAVQLVTETSHDLVGMLLQRNDCLDLVIPRGGERLIRAVVEQSKIPVIKHFNGICHVYVDKSADMDKAVNILINAKTQRTGVCNAMECVIIDRHIDAATTKKLIDCLADRGVELFGNKDAQSHDSRIKDIGDDSNYHHEYLALKASVKFVDNVAEACDHIEKNSSRHTEAVVAEDPSVQDYFVANVDSSSVMVNASTRFADGGEYGLGAEVGISTDKLHARGPMGVESLCSYKWILRGNGQVRG is encoded by the coding sequence ATGGAACAGTCCAATTTGAAATATTCCAACTTGGAAGAATACTCCGACCTTCTGGCCAGAAATGCCCAGAAGGCAAGCAAGACGCTCCGTACCCTGCCGGGTGAAAAGCGTAGCGCCGTGCTGAATCGTGTCGCCCAGATTTTGCGCGACCGTAAGCCAGAAATCCTTGCTGCAAACAAGATTGACCTAGAAGCCGCCGCCGGAAAGCTCGACGATTCGAAGATGGACCGTCTGACTTTGAACGACGCCCGCATCGAGGCCATGGCCAAGGGTGCCGAAGAAATCGCCTCCTTTGCAGATCCGCTGAACAAGGTTCTCGAAAGCCGCGAACTCAAGAACGGCATCAAGATTAGCCGTATCGCCGTACCTATCGGTTCCGTATTCTTTATTTTCGAAAGCCGCCCGAACGTAACGATCGATGGCGCATGCCTCTGCTTTAAGGCGGGCAATGCCGTGATTTTGCGTGGCGGTAAGGAATCGCTCAACTCCGCCAAGTGCCTCGCCGGAATCTTCCACGAAGCCCTTGCCGAAGCAGGCATCGACCAAGACGCCGTGCAGCTCGTGACCGAAACGAGCCACGACCTGGTGGGTATGCTCCTGCAGCGCAACGACTGCCTCGACCTCGTGATTCCCCGCGGCGGTGAACGTCTGATCCGCGCAGTCGTAGAACAGAGCAAGATTCCCGTGATCAAGCACTTCAACGGCATCTGCCATGTGTACGTGGACAAGTCCGCCGACATGGACAAGGCGGTGAACATTCTGATTAACGCCAAGACGCAGCGCACCGGCGTGTGCAACGCCATGGAATGCGTGATTATCGACCGCCATATCGACGCGGCCACCACGAAGAAATTGATCGATTGCCTCGCCGACCGCGGCGTGGAACTCTTTGGCAACAAGGACGCCCAGAGCCACGACAGCCGTATCAAGGATATTGGCGACGACTCCAACTACCACCACGAATATCTGGCCCTCAAGGCAAGCGTCAAGTTCGTCGACAACGTCGCCGAAGCCTGCGACCATATCGAAAAGAACAGCAGCCGCCACACCGAAGCGGTCGTTGCCGAAGACCCCTCCGTTCAGGACTACTTTGTCGCGAACGTGGACAGCAGCAGCGTGATGGTGAACGCAAGCACCCGCTTTGCAGACGGTGGAGAATACGGCCTCGGCGCCGAAGTGGGCATTTCTACCGACAAGTTGCATGCCCGCGGCCCCATGGGCGTGGAAAGCCTCTGCAGCTACAAGTGGATTTTGCGCGGAAACGGACAGGTGAGAGGTTAA